Within Schaalia sp. HMT-172, the genomic segment TTGGTCTGCGTCGCCGCCGGTATTTTTTGCGCGTAAGCGGTACTGGCTCTCAACGATGGTGGCTGTTGCTGTTGTGATCGGCGCGGTCGCCTCGGTGCTCGCGTGGCGCTCGCACGTTGAGCGGGCGAACCGGGAACTGGACGCGCAGGCTCTGGCCGGTGCGACCAGCGTGGTGAACGCCTACTGCGATGCGATCCTAAAGGGAAACGTTGACGAGGCAGCCGCGATGGATGGCCTCGCCAATTCCACCGACCCGGAGTGGATGCTCACCGATGCGGGTGAGGATTTCAGGGTTTCGGCGGGTACTCATATGTCTCTGGCAGTGTCTGAGGGGACGCTCTCGCCGGACAGACTCACTGCGACCTTCGAGGTCACGGGTACTGATAACTTCGGGAGGGGCACGCCTGAGCATATCGAGATGGTGGCGCGCCGTGAGAGCCTGGATGCGCCGTGGATGATCGCTACGAGCATGGCACAGACTGTGACGGTCGAGTTGCCCGCCGCCACGACCGAGGTTCTTTTCAACGGCGTTACCATCGCTTCCTTTGACCCCGTGGCGGAGTGGCCGGTCAAAGGACGGGCCCTCACGTTGACCCTCTACCCGGGGGAGTATGAGATCGGCGCGCGCTCATTCAGTAGCGAGGCGCGCCTGAGCTCGTTGCCTGGCAAGCTTCAGCAGCTCTATCGAGATGACGAGTACGGCGCAGTCCGGTCTCGGTTCGACGTTGAGCTGTCGAGTACCGGCGCCACGACGGTGAGGCCCTTCACTTTCGATGGCACTGTCTTGCGAGCGGAAACAGAGATCGAGCTCGTGGAGCTCATCACGCAGTGTATCGACACGCAGGGAAGCTCATCGCACCTGTGCCCCGACGCGACCACAAACGCTCCACCGAGAGTCAAGCAGGTTGACCTTCGTCACGAAGTCGGGTACTACGACATTCGCGTGACCATTGATTCTCCGACGACCTTCACGATTGAGAGGCTGCGTGTCCCGAACCCAGCGCCCGGCACAGCCGAGTCATACACGGGCAGCGGCACCATGTCCTACGACGAGAACGGCAACGAAGCGATCACCGGGATCACCCTCGTCCCGAGCGAGGCCTGACTCTCCCGCAGATGCCGACTAGCCCACGGTCGGGGCGGCTGGACCCAGGTCGGCGCGGCGCCGGGGCCGTCAGAACTATCGGCGTCGTTTGCCCACCGTGCATGAGGCGTCGGGTGAGTCTGAGGTATCAGGGAAGCTGATGTCACAGGTAACGTAAACAGTCGAGATATGGTAGCCCTCTTTGAGGATGGTCTCGCCCATGTCGACGTAGAACCCGAACCAAGTCGGATGCACTTCGAAGCTGATGAGGTCAACAGGTGGGAGGGCGGGGGCATCAGAGCGCAGTGCCAGGACACCGCATTTCTGCACATCAGCAGGATTGAGGGAAGGCATGGAAGAGCTGAAACTGGTCCGGCAGTCCATCATGAAAGCCTGGGCTGCCCCGTTGGCCCAATCCTTCAGCTCGTCGCTGGCGACCACCTCGAACGAGGGCGGACCGGCCGTGCGTAGTTCCCCCACGTTGTCGCCGAGCGGGTAGGTAAAGTCGACTTTCCAGTAGGGTTCGTGATCCGCGTGCGCCTCCATGCGATACCGTCCCGCAAAGAGGAGATGCCGCGCGTCGGGGTCAGAGATGGCCACGTCACCCACGCGCACGTCGCGCATGCCGGAGAAAGAAACGCTTTGAATCGCCGTGTCAAAACTTGCTTGCCACATGCCAAGCGAGCCGTTTCTTCTCTCGGTACTTCTCAATGAGAAGGAAAGAGTATCGGGCTCCGAGGAATCGTCGTAGACGAAGGTGGTGTCAAACCATTCAGACGTTGAGCGTGAGGTATGCGTGCTGACCTCGCTGACCTCGCTAACCCCGCTGACCTGCGGTGCGCCGACGTGGGAACGATCTATCAGCAGTTCGGTGGAAAAACCCTCCGTGAGGAACGGGTTGCTCCCGTCCGTGAGTGAAAAAGCCTCCTCGTACTGGCCGTCCGCGATAAGCGAGGCGAAGTGAGCGGCCGCGTCCTGCGCGCTCACGTCGGACAGGTACACGTAGTTCGACCAGTAGCCCGCCCCGGACGCGGCGGCCACGAGGCCCACGCACGAGGCGGCGGCAACCCAGCGCTTGCGCCGTGACGGGCGCGATGGAGACTCCGTCGACGAGTCATTCCTTGCTGTTTCAGTGCGTGTCATGGATCCTCCCCGAGTGTGCAACATCGAAAGGTAGCAAGTGGACGATCGGTGACGCAAGTAGCCGACAGCCTCAGGTCCTCAGTAGTAGTAGGGGTAGTCCTCCCAGCGGGGTGCGCGGTGCTCGAGGAAGGCGTCGCGCCCCTCCTGGGCCTCGGCCGTCATGTACGCCAAGCGCGTGGCCTCGCCCGCGAAGACCTGCTGGCCGGCCAGACCGTCATCCGCCAGGTTGAAGGCGAACTTCAGCATGCGGATGGCCTGCGGGGACTTCGTCGCGATGGTCGCCGCCCACTCCAGCGCGGTCTCCTCCAACTGCGCGTGCGGCACCGCGCGGTTGATGACGCCCCAACGCTCGGCAGTCTCAGCGTCGTAGCGCTCGGCCAGGAAAAAGATCTCACGCGCCCGCTTATCCCCGGCCTGACGGGCCAAAAGCGCGGAGCCGTAGCCGGCATCGAAAGACCCCACGTTCGCGTCCGTCTGCATGAAGGCCGCGTGCTCGATCGAGGCCACCGACAGGTCCGCCACCACGTTCAGCGAATGCCCGCCGCCCGCCGCCCAGCCGGGAACCGCCGCGATGACGACCTTCGGCATCGTGCGGATCAGGCGCTGGACCTCCAGGATGTGCAGGCGCCCGGCGCGCGCCGGGTCGATCTGCTCGCGGCGCTGGGCGGTTGCGGCCTCGGGGTCCGCGCCCTCGACCTCGT encodes:
- a CDS encoding 1,4-dihydroxy-2-naphthoyl-CoA synthase, coding for MSALPFVSDTFDPTRWREVEGFDFSDITYHRGISRGPEADGRPEGADMPVVRIAFDRPDIRNAFRPGTVDELFRALDHARQTSSVAAVILTGNGPSARDGGYSFCSGGDQRVRGRDGYRYEVEGADPEAATAQRREQIDPARAGRLHILEVQRLIRTMPKVVIAAVPGWAAGGGHSLNVVADLSVASIEHAAFMQTDANVGSFDAGYGSALLARQAGDKRAREIFFLAERYDAETAERWGVINRAVPHAQLEETALEWAATIATKSPQAIRMLKFAFNLADDGLAGQQVFAGEATRLAYMTAEAQEGRDAFLEHRAPRWEDYPYYY